The proteins below are encoded in one region of Flavobacterium sp. GSB-24:
- the traM gene encoding conjugative transposon protein TraM, whose protein sequence is MKSLNNPENVVTSQPFFETIFTKHKKLLYALPIVVVLIIVGLYMTSSSSNAQPVADESNVDVTLPGAKTKELSNDKLDVMSDFSELNEEKEKQQTKSEQFNVENVNTNETVPGQTYQNENDKVVVDKVNKMLVEMNKETKKQKKSSSNISSSNYSSSNYSSTKPEVDYEQKSNTESCFNSFFNSKSSNNSAGNSKVQQQTEELIYASIKGDHLRLRNNSRVTLILPKETIIDGKVFKKNTLIYAQATFNQNRVNLSINNINQVPLKIKAYDAEDGNLGLQVQRSLVAETGSEVAQDGADEIDVNGVPLGNTIKSLFKRKQQEPKIDLLNNQRLILKLGQ, encoded by the coding sequence ATGAAGAGTCTAAATAACCCCGAAAACGTTGTTACAAGTCAGCCTTTTTTTGAAACCATATTTACTAAACACAAAAAACTATTGTATGCATTACCTATAGTTGTTGTGTTAATCATAGTTGGTTTATATATGACTAGTAGTAGTTCAAATGCTCAACCTGTGGCAGATGAATCAAATGTTGATGTAACGTTGCCTGGTGCAAAAACTAAAGAATTATCGAATGACAAACTTGATGTTATGAGTGATTTTTCAGAATTGAATGAAGAGAAAGAAAAGCAACAGACTAAATCAGAACAGTTCAATGTAGAAAATGTAAATACAAATGAAACTGTTCCTGGACAAACTTATCAGAATGAAAATGATAAAGTTGTTGTAGATAAGGTCAATAAAATGCTTGTAGAAATGAATAAAGAGACAAAGAAGCAAAAAAAATCATCTTCTAATATTTCTTCTTCAAACTACTCAAGCTCTAATTACTCTTCAACAAAACCTGAAGTAGATTATGAACAGAAAAGCAATACTGAATCATGCTTTAATAGTTTTTTTAATTCCAAAAGCAGTAATAATTCAGCGGGAAATTCGAAAGTTCAACAACAAACTGAAGAACTTATATATGCTTCAATCAAAGGTGACCATTTAAGATTAAGAAACAACAGCAGAGTAACATTAATTCTTCCAAAAGAAACTATTATCGACGGAAAAGTTTTTAAGAAAAATACTCTTATATACGCTCAGGCTACTTTTAATCAAAACAGGGTTAATCTAAGCATCAATAATATAAATCAAGTTCCTTTAAAAATTAAAGCATATGATGCAGAGGACGGAAATTTAGGACTGCAAGTTCAAAGAAGTTTAGTAGCAGAAACTGGTTCAGAAGTAGCACAAGATGGAGCTGACGAAATTGATGTAAATGGAGTGCCATTAGGAAACACAATAAAAAGCTTATTTAAAAGAAAACAGCAAGAACCAAAAATCGATTTATTAAACAACCAAAGGTTGATATTAAAACTAGGTCAATAA
- a CDS encoding DUF4138 domain-containing protein → MKKIILILTILLFQIDLGYSQNVAPTAPQELIIYCTSNKNTNLFFSSAIKSGIVGNSNFTFGYSSNGDSKIGILKATPGAESNLLVITSNGNIYSFIVRYKAEISMLNYFVKDNMAIGNESGSVVFEDGTGQQLTKGEEKVSNAEPEPKSKIVESIKVNNYESTTVAPSSNDSNKLQSTANKEIEKPVFYNRIYGSKNKVTIKLKNISYVDNELYFTLVLSNESTLDYDINYLNFYIISRNKNRNTVAQTIPYEALYIHNNPTKILAKEETEVVFVYKKFTINENKILLVELTEDNGERTVKLEIPNTFINNPN, encoded by the coding sequence ATGAAAAAAATAATCTTAATTCTAACAATACTACTTTTTCAAATAGATTTAGGCTATTCACAAAATGTAGCACCTACTGCTCCTCAGGAATTAATCATTTATTGTACAAGCAATAAAAATACAAACCTATTTTTCAGCAGTGCAATAAAAAGTGGAATTGTAGGTAACTCTAATTTCACTTTTGGTTATTCATCCAATGGAGATAGCAAAATAGGCATTCTAAAAGCAACTCCTGGAGCAGAAAGTAATTTATTGGTTATTACATCAAATGGTAACATATATTCATTTATAGTAAGATATAAAGCTGAAATTTCAATGCTAAACTATTTTGTAAAAGATAACATGGCAATTGGAAATGAAAGTGGTTCTGTAGTATTTGAAGATGGAACTGGCCAACAATTAACCAAAGGGGAAGAAAAAGTATCAAATGCCGAACCTGAACCAAAGTCTAAAATTGTAGAATCAATAAAGGTAAACAACTATGAATCTACTACGGTTGCCCCATCTTCCAATGATAGTAATAAACTTCAAAGTACAGCTAATAAGGAAATTGAAAAACCGGTTTTCTATAATCGAATTTACGGTTCTAAAAACAAAGTGACAATCAAGTTAAAAAACATCAGTTACGTTGATAATGAACTCTATTTCACATTGGTATTAAGCAATGAATCAACTTTAGATTACGATATAAATTATCTGAATTTCTATATCATTTCTAGAAATAAAAATAGAAATACAGTAGCTCAGACAATACCTTATGAAGCTTTATACATTCATAATAATCCAACTAAAATTTTAGCGAAGGAAGAAACAGAAGTAGTATTTGTCTACAAAAAATTTACAATCAATGAAAACAAGATTTTGTTGGTTGAATTAACAGAGGATAACGGAGAGAGAACCGTGAAACTAGAAATTCCAAATACATTTATCAATAACCCAAATTAA
- a CDS encoding conjugal transfer protein TraO, producing the protein MRKITFLITSLLMITMSTKAQSYANAFAGNIGIVQDGIGGVFSYNYFLDRHDFIDAGVLLTAANFKYVNGIKIPYNDFTLNLGYSKNVFWNYKNTFNVNIGAGGVFGYETVNKGDKELSNGAVIRSEPGFIYGAYIGVDFDYAITDRYSITLRANEYYHANSDLGEFMPFLGLGFRYYAN; encoded by the coding sequence ATGAGAAAAATTACTTTTCTAATAACCAGTTTATTAATGATAACTATGTCCACTAAGGCACAAAGTTATGCAAATGCCTTTGCCGGAAACATTGGTATCGTCCAAGACGGAATAGGGGGAGTATTCAGCTACAACTATTTTTTAGACCGTCATGATTTTATAGATGCGGGTGTCCTACTCACCGCAGCTAACTTCAAATATGTTAATGGAATAAAAATTCCATATAACGATTTTACTTTAAATCTAGGATATTCAAAAAACGTCTTTTGGAATTATAAAAACACATTTAACGTTAATATAGGCGCAGGAGGTGTTTTTGGTTATGAGACAGTTAATAAAGGTGATAAAGAGCTTAGCAATGGTGCTGTTATTAGAAGCGAACCTGGCTTTATCTATGGGGCATATATAGGAGTTGATTTCGATTATGCCATTACAGATCGTTACTCAATTACATTAAGAGCAAACGAGTATTACCATGCTAATTCTGACTTAGGCGAATTTATGCCTTTTCTAGGATTAGGTTTTAGATATTACGCTAATTAA